In a genomic window of Rhopalosiphum maidis isolate BTI-1 chromosome 4, ASM367621v3, whole genome shotgun sequence:
- the LOC113557066 gene encoding tubulin-specific chaperone C-like — translation MKPAVAEEPINQKSSFDFTFKTKSNEINDMLISIENNKTDNFHNILQKINELQEFLNDSKTFLPAYNMKKCSDEIKHITKRYELLHEKLQPKKKFAFGKQPATSAVAKAKTKAEDKFEQVNQLKVYKEDCGFKNRSDVNNLVLTEHECHMKDVALDTLINCTVLMCGTPSTVRATSLTKCKVYVCAQTSIFIENCKDSIFICASQQLRIHDTFDTSFYIYVTSSAIIENSKQLRFAPLSFNSAILKKAFRKANFDEFKNNWKIVNDFDWLSSYEPSPNWCEIPEEERQQPSEETDNFITDQ, via the coding sequence ATGAAACCAGCTGTTGCAGAAGAACCAATTAATCAAAAGTCATCATTTGATTTcacgtttaaaacaaaatcaaatgaaATTAATGACATGTTAATCAGTATTGAAAACAACAAAActgataattttcataatattttacaaaaaattaatgaacttcaagagtttttaaatGATTCCAAAACATTTCTACCagcttataatatgaaaaagtgTTCAGATGAAATCAAACACATTACTAAGCGTTATGAACTATTGCATGAAAAATTACAGCCTAAGAAGAAATTTGCTTTTGGTAAACAACCAGCTACATCAGCAGTAGCTAAAGCAAAAACTAAAGCTGAAGACAAATTTGAACaagtaaatcaattaaaagtttataaagaaGACTGTGGATTTAAAAATCGTTctgatgtaaataatttagtactcACGGAACATGAATGCCATATGAAAGATGTAGCTTTAGATACATTGATTAATTGCACTGTTCTCATGTGTGGAACACCTAGTACTGTGCGTGCAACATCATTGACAAAGTGTAAGGTATATGTATGCGCACAAACGTCAATTTTTATTGAGAACTGTAaggattcaatatttatatgtgcaTCTCAGCAGTTGCGTATTCATGATACTTTTGAtactagtttttatatttacgttaCTAGTAGCGCTATAATAGAAAACTCTAAACAGTTACGATTTGCTCCTCTTTCATTTAACTCTGCAATACTTAAAAAAGCATTTAGAAAGGcaaattttgatgaatttaaaaataattggaaaattGTAAATGATTTTGATTGGTTGTCATCTTATGAACCATCACCAAATTGGTGTGAAATACCAGAAGAAGAACGCCAACAACCTAGTGAAGAAACTGATAACTTTATAACAGATCAATAG
- the LOC113559016 gene encoding 3-ketoacyl-CoA thiolase, mitochondrial-like, whose product MGIGPAPSISKLLSITGKTLNDIDLVEINEAFGAQTLACQKELKLDIEKLNVNGGAIAIGHPLAASGTRITSHLVHEIR is encoded by the exons ATGGGTATTGGTCCAGCTCCgtcaatttcaaaattattgagCATCACTGGAAAAACCCTTAATGATATTGATTTAGTTGag attaatgaAGCATTTGGAGCTCAAACTCTTGCTTGCCaaaaagaattaaaacttGACATTGAAAAACTTAATGTTAATGGTGGTGCTATTGCAATTGGGCATCCATTGGCAGCATCAGGAACCAGAATTACTAGTCATCTTGTCCATGAAATCAGGTAA